In Setaria italica strain Yugu1 chromosome IX, Setaria_italica_v2.0, whole genome shotgun sequence, the genomic stretch ACATCTTAGTGCTCATTAGCCGGTAAAACCCTGTAAAATGTAATAATATTCATGCAATGTTGCCTGCTTTCAGGCTATAAATCGATGCATTTCTTGATCAGTAATGTATTCAGATTTGGTTTTGCCCCTCCTTTGCAATGTAAATAAGCAAAGATAAAGGCCCAAGCTATCTGATCAATGCACACACTGAACGGACCAGTGGGCAGTGCCATTAACATGATCAGAGCCAGAGAAATCGATGAAGTGAACCTGGTCATCGAGTAATCCACAGAGCCAACCAGGAACTGTCATCTGTTGGCAGCGTGCCATCCAGACAGATTTGCAGGATCAGACTGTACTCAGCAGCGTCAACGGGCAACGACAGTCTGGGATTCTGGGGCCAAACAGTCACATCTCAGCGGAGTGGACTAACCAACTCCCCTTTCCGATCCGAGGGGCGACGCGGCGGGAGGCCATGGACTCGTCGTCGGGccagcagcgccggcgccggcggagggcgcacacggcggaggaggcggcggcgactctGCGGAAGGCGTGGTGCCGGCTGCGCCTCTCGGCGCGGGACCCGGCGCGCGTGCCGCCCTGGGACGCCGTCGTGCTCACGGCCGCCAGCCCCGAGCAGGCCGCGCTCTACAACCACCAGCTCGAGCGCGCCCGCAGCCTCGGCCGCTTCCCCGCCTCCACCACGGCCATCGCCGTCCCGGACCCAGAAGGCGCCCGGATCGGCTCCGGCGCGGCCACGCTCCACGCCGTCGCCTCCCTCGTCCGCCACCTCGCCGCACAGGTCCTACTACCTCCGGCCTAGCGCTAACTTGATTGTGCAGCTGCAGCCACTAGCCTCCTGCTACTTGTTTGGTCAATCAGGATATCTGAATTTTCGCAGGCTTCCAAGGAAGATACTGCTGAATTCCTTCCCGAATCAAATGGTTGTTCTGGGGATGGGAGCGCGCTTGCCGCGGCAGCGAGCTTCATGGCGAAGAAGCACGTGCTCTTACTTCACGCCGGGGGTGACAGCAAGAGGGTTCCATGGGCGAACCCCATGGGGAAGGCTTTCCTGCCTCTGCCTTACTTGGCTGGAGACAATCCTGATGGACCTGTTCCACTTCTCTTCGATCACATCCTCGCGATTTCATCGAGCGCAAGGCAAGCTTTCAACAACCAAGGTTGTACCTTAGAGAAAAATGACTAGCACTTACGTCCATGAAAAGTGACTGCCACTTTTGTGCCCATTTCTAATTGCCCATAGATGACCAGGTGGGATCTTCATAATGACCGGGGATGTTCTCCCGTGCTTTGATGCCTCGAACCTAGTTCTTCCTGACGATGCTGCTTGCATTGTGACTGTGCCCACCACTCTGGATGTTGCTGCTAATCATGGAGTGGTTGTAGCGTCAAAGGATGGTGGGATTGATCAAGAGAGCTATTCTCTATATCTGGTTGACAATCTCCTGCAGAAGCCGACAGTGAGCGAGCTTGTAGAGGGTCATGCCATCCTAGATGATGGGAGAGCATTACTTGACACGGGAATAATAGCAGCAAGGGGTAAAGCATGGCAGGACCTTGTCACGCTTGCACATTCATCTAGCCAGACCATGATCAAGGAGCTCATGACTAGTAACAAAGAGGCAGGCTACCATTTCTAGCATTGTGAACTATAACATTTATCAAGCatgactttcctttcttatGTTTTCCTAAGACACTTTTGGATGTTGCACAACTCATTCATTTCTATTGAAATTATGCTCGTTGAATTAAAAAAATGCGATTATTCTGTAAAAATATTTTCTGTATGTTTAGCAGTTAGAAATGCTGGTTCTGTGATCTTCAACATCTTTTGAAAGTCATAGTTACTGTGAATACTGAATACTCAAATGCAGTGCAGGATGTTCCTTATTGTACATTCTGAATAGCCTTCTAGCCCTTAAGATATTTAAGGCAACGGCAATCTGTTTCCTTCATTTTGTACTTTGATATGCTAGCACCAACATGTACTGTGGTAGAAACTGAATATGTATTCTTGACCAGAAGCAATGGCTTTTCTCTCCTTAAGAACACTAATATACTTATATGTTAGTTCACTCTTTGTTCCATGCAGAAAGTGGATTTTCAGAACTCAGTTAATCTTATCTTCTAGTAGTATATTTATTTAACTTAGAGCTGAAATATCAAAAGTATGTTCTAAATTTTACTACTGACGCTTTGTTACTTCTTATTAGGCACATTTCTCTAATTGCATATGAACCTTGAGCTTTTGATTTGTGTGATCATGCTTGCCAATTTCTGCAGTTGAGCTTATATGAAGATCTTGTGGCGGCATGGGTACCAGCCAAGCATGAATGGTTGAGAAACCGTCCGTTGGGCAAGGAACTGATTGATGCTTTAGGAAAACAAAGGATTTTCAGCTTTTGTTCATGTATGTTGCTACTAATGATGCAACTGTCGTTGCATTGAACTAGTGCCTTATCATGGTTTTCCATCTAGAGGTTATGCCTTTTATGTTTTCATgaactccctccatttttaaatatatgacgtgaTAAGCTGATTAGTTCATTCAATTAGCTCGTCCTAAACGCCACATTTTAAAAAATGGAGGGAACAATTATTAAAATTTCATCTAGTGTAAGATATTTTATTCCtatcatcattttttttcagTTGTGCAATTGAAATGCTTAGTTGTGattgttttccttttcagaTGACTTCTCATTTTTACATTTTGGGACATCTGCGGAGGTTCTTGATCACTTGGCGGGTTCCTATTCAGGACTTGTAGGTCGAAGGCATATGTGCTCACTACCAGAGACCACTGCTTGTGATATTGCAGCGACAGCTATTATTTTGTCTACCAAGATTTCTTCTGGGGTCTCAATAGGAGAGGATTCGTTGGTTTATGATTCAGTACTTTGTGGTAGAATACGGATTGGTTCGCAATCCATTGTTGTTGGGGTGAATATAAGTGAGTTTCATGGGTGCAGTCCTCAGATAATCAATGGTAGCACTTGTTTCACATTACCTGATCGCCATTGCCTCTGGGAAGTGCCTTTGGTAAACTCCGCGGGAAGAGTTTTGGTTTACTGTGGTCTTCATGATAATCCAAAAGTTTCTATTAAGAGGGATGGTACATTCTGTGGCAAGCCATGGATAAATGTTTTGGAAGACCTTAGAATCCAGGATACGGATCTGTGGAACTCAACCAGCCAGGACCAATGCTTATGGACTGCAAGACTTTTTCCTGTCATGTCTCTCCCTGAAATGCTGAATGTGGGCATGTGGCTTATGGGGTCAGCAT encodes the following:
- the LOC101773659 gene encoding bifunctional fucokinase/fucose pyrophosphorylase isoform X1, coding for MDSSSGQQRRRRRRAHTAEEAAATLRKAWCRLRLSARDPARVPPWDAVVLTAASPEQAALYNHQLERARSLGRFPASTTAIAVPDPEGARIGSGAATLHAVASLVRHLAAQASKEDTAEFLPESNGCSGDGSALAAAASFMAKKHVLLLHAGGDSKRVPWANPMGKAFLPLPYLAGDNPDGPVPLLFDHILAISSSARQAFNNQGGIFIMTGDVLPCFDASNLVLPDDAACIVTVPTTLDVAANHGVVVASKDGGIDQESYSLYLVDNLLQKPTVSELVEGHAILDDGRALLDTGIIAARGKAWQDLVTLAHSSSQTMIKELMTSNKELSLYEDLVAAWVPAKHEWLRNRPLGKELIDALGKQRIFSFCSYDFSFLHFGTSAEVLDHLAGSYSGLVGRRHMCSLPETTACDIAATAIILSTKISSGVSIGEDSLVYDSVLCGRIRIGSQSIVVGVNISEFHGCSPQIINGSTCFTLPDRHCLWEVPLVNSAGRVLVYCGLHDNPKVSIKRDGTFCGKPWINVLEDLRIQDTDLWNSTSQDQCLWTARLFPVMSLPEMLNVGMWLMGSACDPDGKIASLWRKSQRVSLEELHRAIDYSQLCMDARKHQSDLAADIAKACMNYGLLGRNLFQLCEEVLQKDSCLTLCEELLSFFPSHGDQYSGVLPQSREYQVKMDLLRASGDLSTACIVEEKVWASISSETASAIKYGSKEPSSGSMSSTHGNLHPRKAFVELPVRVDFVGGWSDTPPWSLERPGCVLNMAISLEGSLPVGAMIETTEDHLGVSIEDDAGRNLYIDDLASISSPFKESDPFRLVKSALIVTGILGHKILSKSGLNIWTWANVPRGSGLGTSSILAAAVVKGLFQVMEDDGSDDNVARAVLVVEQIMGTGGGWQDQIGGLYPGIKCTQSFPGQPLRLQVVPLLASPELIQELEQRLLVVFTGQVRLAHQVLQKVVTRYLRRDNILISSIKRLAELAKIGREALMNGDIDELGNIMLEAWRLHQELDPFCSNKFVDELFAFADPYCCGYKLVGAGGGGFALLLAKNPSCAKELRQALHESTFDVKAYDWNIVMPR